In one window of Gemmatimonadales bacterium DNA:
- a CDS encoding type II toxin-antitoxin system VapC family toxin, which translates to MIVYAESSGILAWLLGEPTAEAVRSTLTSAERVVASSLTAVECARGLVRARASGRITAKDELAALRLLDVAAASWDVHLLTDRVLARARVRFPVEPVRTLDALHLATAIRFFETLGPVTVLSFDERIRANAAALGLDVLPDSQS; encoded by the coding sequence ATGATCGTTTATGCAGAGTCGAGCGGGATCCTTGCCTGGTTGTTGGGTGAGCCGACTGCGGAAGCGGTGCGGTCGACCCTGACGAGTGCGGAGCGAGTCGTTGCGTCATCGCTCACAGCCGTAGAGTGCGCTCGCGGCCTGGTGCGCGCCCGTGCCAGTGGCCGCATCACCGCAAAGGACGAGCTAGCCGCACTCCGCCTCCTCGATGTTGCGGCGGCCAGCTGGGATGTCCACTTGCTTACCGACCGGGTCCTGGCCCGGGCTCGCGTCCGGTTTCCGGTTGAGCCGGTCCGCACGCTCGACGCACTCCACTTGGCCACCGCGATCCGTTTCTTCGAAACCCTCGGTCCCGTGACCGTGTTGTCGTTCGATGAACGGATTCGGGCCAACGCCGCTGCGCTCGGACTGGACGTGCTGCCCGACAGTCAGAGCTGA
- a CDS encoding type II toxin-antitoxin system prevent-host-death family antitoxin yields the protein MRTVGVRELKAHLSRILREVQSGEAVLVTDRGRVVAELRRPGGSSWIDSPLRRTLAGMAAEGQLRLAEPSPDPYPPSPVTSPPGTALELLAEDRGEQ from the coding sequence ATGCGTACGGTCGGGGTTCGAGAGCTCAAGGCTCATCTGAGCCGCATTCTGCGGGAGGTGCAGTCGGGTGAGGCTGTGCTGGTTACCGATCGCGGACGGGTAGTTGCCGAGCTCCGGCGTCCGGGGGGCTCCAGCTGGATAGACTCGCCATTGCGCCGCACCTTGGCCGGGATGGCGGCAGAGGGACAACTTCGGCTTGCCGAGCCATCGCCCGACCCATATCCGCCCTCACCCGTGACATCTCCCCCTGGGACCGCCCTCGAGCTGTTAGCCGAGGATCGCGGCGAACAATGA
- a CDS encoding helix-turn-helix transcriptional regulator has product MRAALPPGRFLGHPFRTYVTPDLRLTDIRYTAGAPAHAHERPYLCLIHGGRYTERFGRRQRICESLTVAWHPPGMQHTITLERPVNALNLEPGPAWLGWMLDHGFATDAPSDTRGGPVAEAGTRLAAAMEQGGDPLTVDALTAEVVAALCRFQAAECGRRPGWLADAPDLFDGDNSAPRSLRDLAAAAGVHPVHFAAVFRRCYGCSVGDYLRRRRVAQARRSLAELDRPLAEVAAAVGFADQSHLTRAFKRYTGMTPGAYRTSLARHSA; this is encoded by the coding sequence ATGCGCGCGGCCCTCCCGCCGGGGCGTTTCCTCGGGCACCCCTTCCGAACCTATGTCACCCCGGACCTCCGGCTGACAGATATCCGGTACACCGCCGGCGCCCCCGCGCACGCCCACGAACGACCCTACCTCTGCCTGATCCACGGCGGCCGCTATACCGAACGGTTCGGCCGCCGCCAGCGGATCTGCGAGTCGCTCACTGTCGCATGGCACCCGCCCGGCATGCAGCACACGATTACCCTCGAGCGCCCGGTCAACGCCCTCAATCTGGAGCCCGGGCCGGCCTGGCTCGGCTGGATGCTCGATCACGGCTTTGCCACCGACGCCCCCTCCGACACCCGGGGCGGCCCGGTCGCCGAGGCCGGGACCCGCCTCGCCGCCGCCATGGAGCAGGGGGGAGACCCGCTGACCGTCGATGCTCTCACAGCCGAGGTCGTCGCGGCGCTCTGCCGGTTCCAGGCCGCCGAGTGCGGTCGCCGACCCGGCTGGTTGGCCGACGCCCCGGATCTCTTCGATGGCGACAACTCGGCGCCGCGCTCGCTTCGGGATCTCGCCGCCGCGGCCGGGGTCCACCCGGTGCACTTCGCGGCCGTCTTCCGCCGCTGCTACGGTTGCTCCGTCGGCGACTACCTCCGCCGCCGCCGCGTAGCACAGGCTAGGCGCTCCCTGGCCGAACTCGATCGCCCGCTTGCCGAGGTAGCGGCGGCCGTCGGCTTCGCCGATCAGAGCCATCTGACCCGCGCCTTCAAGCGCTACACCGGCATGACTCCCGGTGCCTACCGCACCTCGCTGGCCCGCCACTCGGCGTAA
- a CDS encoding type II toxin-antitoxin system Phd/YefM family antitoxin produces MARVRPTQDIRPLADFRANLAAVVRQVQDTKRPVILTLHGRSAAVLVDAGEYEALLDRAELLEDIRVAESEVAAGKGLPHAKAKAAVLARLRG; encoded by the coding sequence ATGGCCCGAGTCCGGCCAACCCAAGATATTCGTCCGCTAGCTGACTTCCGCGCGAACTTGGCGGCCGTCGTGCGGCAAGTCCAGGACACCAAACGGCCCGTCATTCTGACGCTGCACGGCCGGAGTGCCGCTGTTCTGGTTGACGCTGGTGAGTACGAAGCCCTGCTCGACCGAGCGGAACTTCTGGAGGATATCCGCGTCGCGGAGTCCGAAGTGGCTGCCGGGAAAGGCCTCCCGCATGCTAAGGCCAAAGCCGCGGTACTGGCGCGCCTGCGGGGATGA
- a CDS encoding type II toxin-antitoxin system RelE/ParE family toxin: MTEIAEYIAADRPRAASRWVTALFERVATLRHHPRRGRRVPEAINRDDLREVVHGAYRVIYRVEPRRLVVLTVRHGRRQWDAADLEDEL, encoded by the coding sequence GTGACCGAGATTGCCGAGTACATCGCGGCGGATCGTCCCCGTGCCGCCTCTCGCTGGGTCACGGCCCTGTTCGAGCGAGTGGCGACGCTCCGTCACCACCCACGGCGCGGCCGCCGGGTGCCGGAGGCGATCAACCGCGATGACCTCCGGGAGGTCGTGCACGGCGCGTATCGGGTGATCTATCGCGTGGAACCCCGGCGCCTCGTGGTCCTGACGGTGCGTCATGGTCGCCGGCAGTGGGATGCGGCGGACCTGGAGGACGAGCTCTAG
- a CDS encoding class I SAM-dependent methyltransferase, with the protein MSEDGSNGYEEIASIYVARRGTRPLVGDAVGAATVRAWADAFPPGATVLDLGSGPGEPSTRILQEAGLATYAVEASPAMVAAFRERFPDSPIEHNTVEASAFFDRTFDGVLAWGLLFLLEPAAQALVIDKVASVLNPGGCFLFTAPKEPLEWLDAMTNRQSQSLGAQTYERLLRDAGMTWVAAARDEGENHYYFAVKR; encoded by the coding sequence ATGAGCGAGGATGGTTCGAACGGATACGAGGAAATTGCGAGCATCTACGTTGCCAGACGTGGCACCCGTCCCCTAGTCGGCGACGCGGTTGGGGCTGCTACGGTCCGCGCGTGGGCGGATGCCTTTCCCCCAGGTGCAACAGTCCTCGATCTCGGCTCCGGCCCCGGTGAGCCGAGCACGCGGATCCTGCAGGAAGCCGGCCTCGCGACCTACGCCGTCGAGGCATCACCGGCGATGGTCGCTGCATTCCGCGAGCGCTTCCCGGATTCGCCGATCGAGCACAACACGGTCGAGGCGTCGGCGTTCTTCGATCGGACCTTCGATGGCGTGCTTGCCTGGGGGCTCCTGTTCCTGCTCGAACCAGCAGCGCAAGCACTCGTGATCGACAAGGTGGCTAGCGTGCTCAACCCCGGAGGCTGTTTCCTCTTCACAGCCCCGAAAGAGCCTCTCGAGTGGCTGGATGCCATGACCAACCGCCAGTCGCAGTCACTCGGCGCGCAGACCTATGAGCGATTGCTGCGCGATGCCGGCATGACGTGGGTAGCCGCCGCACGGGACGAAGGCGAGAATCACTACTACTTCGCGGTGAAGCGGTAG
- a CDS encoding carboxymuconolactone decarboxylase family protein produces MTSPTAVPGISAAFQAFLTQAPNHASAWMTGISGLENATKLDKKTAALAYLAVLAAVRLESGVPFHARLAKQAGATRDEVISAVLIGLPAVGNAATQALPMALTAYDAP; encoded by the coding sequence ATGACTTCACCGACCGCGGTCCCGGGCATTAGTGCGGCCTTTCAGGCCTTTCTGACGCAAGCGCCCAATCACGCGAGCGCCTGGATGACAGGCATCAGCGGACTCGAGAACGCCACCAAACTCGACAAGAAGACCGCAGCGCTGGCGTACTTGGCGGTGCTTGCCGCGGTGCGTCTCGAGAGCGGCGTGCCATTTCATGCCCGCTTGGCCAAGCAGGCTGGCGCTACTCGCGACGAGGTCATCAGCGCTGTGCTGATTGGGTTGCCGGCGGTCGGCAACGCTGCGACCCAAGCGCTGCCGATGGCTCTCACTGCCTACGACGCGCCTTGA
- a CDS encoding glycosyltransferase family 4 protein, translating to MIAPMLPVEFVLVAFEGPDPYAQAGGLATRLAGLTEVLVARQIQTHLIFFGDPDLPATETRADGLLTLHRWGQWISRYHPRGCYDGEEGKLRDLASALPDYLIDRVIAPARARVTAPIVLAEEWQTAPFTVALDQRLRHRGIRADAVLLWNANNPYGFDRIDWPALESSATIMTVSRYMKAILRARGVDSTVVANGIPERLLAKAVAPRPNPSTRPFFFKMARWEPEKGWNQALDAIANLRRRGQRVQLIARSGGPAGRGTGLASAATERGLAVAEVEDPDVVAASVVAGGFDEVDVIDLRFPVSEDLARLLYATADAVLANSVSEPFGLVGLEAMAAGGVVFTGGTGEDYAEAEHNAVVLETTDPAELVARAERLWGDPAAVALLRDRARSTARLFTWNSALDQLLALAVSPGPAAGPGLPARLA from the coding sequence ATGATCGCGCCCATGCTTCCCGTCGAGTTTGTCCTGGTAGCCTTCGAGGGCCCCGATCCCTACGCGCAGGCCGGAGGACTCGCCACCCGCCTCGCCGGCTTGACCGAGGTCCTCGTGGCCCGGCAGATCCAGACCCACTTGATCTTCTTTGGTGACCCCGACTTGCCGGCGACCGAGACGCGGGCCGACGGGCTCCTGACACTCCATCGCTGGGGCCAATGGATCAGCAGGTACCACCCGAGAGGCTGCTATGATGGGGAGGAGGGCAAGCTCCGCGACCTCGCCAGTGCGCTTCCTGACTACCTGATCGACCGGGTGATCGCTCCAGCTCGAGCACGGGTCACCGCGCCGATAGTACTTGCCGAGGAGTGGCAGACCGCGCCGTTCACCGTCGCCCTCGACCAGCGGCTCCGGCACCGGGGTATTCGTGCCGATGCGGTGCTCTTGTGGAACGCCAACAACCCGTACGGATTCGATCGGATCGACTGGCCCGCGCTCGAGAGTTCTGCGACGATTATGACGGTCAGTCGCTATATGAAGGCCATCTTGCGGGCCCGCGGCGTGGATTCGACCGTAGTCGCGAATGGGATCCCGGAGCGGCTGCTCGCCAAGGCGGTCGCCCCGCGCCCCAACCCCTCGACGCGTCCGTTCTTCTTCAAGATGGCGCGCTGGGAACCGGAGAAAGGGTGGAATCAGGCACTGGACGCCATTGCCAACCTCAGGCGCCGGGGCCAACGGGTCCAGTTGATCGCCCGGAGCGGCGGTCCGGCGGGTCGGGGCACCGGCTTGGCCAGCGCGGCGACCGAGCGCGGCCTGGCGGTGGCGGAGGTGGAGGATCCGGATGTTGTTGCCGCCTCGGTCGTGGCGGGTGGCTTCGACGAGGTGGACGTGATCGACCTTCGCTTTCCGGTATCGGAAGACCTGGCCCGTCTCCTGTACGCTACCGCCGATGCGGTGCTCGCAAACTCGGTCTCGGAACCGTTTGGCCTTGTCGGGCTCGAAGCGATGGCCGCTGGTGGCGTCGTCTTCACCGGAGGAACCGGTGAGGATTACGCAGAAGCGGAACACAACGCAGTGGTGCTGGAAACTACCGACCCGGCCGAGCTGGTGGCGCGGGCGGAGCGACTCTGGGGCGACCCCGCAGCGGTCGCGCTCCTCCGCGATCGAGCCCGTTCCACGGCCCGATTGTTCACCTGGAATTCCGCGCTCGATCAGCTGCTGGCCCTCGCGGTGAGCCCGGGCCCTGCCGCCGGGCCAGGTCTTCCAGCCAGGCTCGCCTGA
- a CDS encoding VOC family protein, translated as MRSNLILAASLALVLAAHGQPSRQAALTFNHLALSVTNLERSAQFYERVLRLREISRGTRAPGVRWFSLGEGKELHLISAEYYRGGVVTINKAVHLGLATSHFDGMLERLDAERVPYGNWTGTSRVVETRSDGVRQIFFQDPDGYWIEINSTGELRDDPGHRK; from the coding sequence ATGAGAAGCAACCTGATCCTCGCAGCGTCCCTGGCGTTGGTGCTGGCTGCGCATGGGCAGCCCAGCCGTCAAGCGGCGCTCACCTTCAACCATCTGGCATTGTCCGTGACAAACCTCGAGCGGTCGGCTCAGTTCTACGAGCGCGTACTGCGCTTGCGCGAGATCTCTCGAGGAACGCGCGCTCCAGGCGTGCGGTGGTTCTCCCTCGGCGAGGGCAAGGAACTGCACCTGATCTCCGCCGAGTATTACCGAGGTGGCGTGGTCACCATCAATAAAGCCGTCCACTTGGGACTGGCGACCAGCCACTTCGACGGTATGCTCGAGCGCCTCGACGCCGAGCGCGTTCCCTATGGCAACTGGACCGGCACATCAAGGGTGGTCGAGACGCGAAGCGATGGAGTGCGACAGATATTTTTTCAGGATCCCGACGGATACTGGATCGAGATCAACAGCACCGGAGAACTGCGAGACGATCCCGGGCACCGGAAATGA
- a CDS encoding TRIC cation channel family protein — MATPFATALDLGGTFVFALSGALAGVRHGFDLFGVLVLSFATATSGGIICDLLIGAGLCFGLRLLAIRRGWQLPAARRHD; from the coding sequence ATGGCAACGCCCTTCGCCACGGCGCTCGATCTGGGCGGCACCTTTGTCTTTGCGCTGAGCGGCGCACTGGCCGGTGTCAGGCACGGCTTCGACCTGTTTGGTGTGCTGGTGCTGTCGTTCGCGACGGCGACATCAGGCGGGATCATCTGCGATCTGCTGATCGGCGCCGGTCTGTGCTTCGGGCTCCGGCTCCTGGCGATCCGGCGCGGCTGGCAATTGCCGGCGGCGCGACGGCATGACTGA
- the nirK gene encoding nitrite reductase, copper-containing, which produces MALVSRARAALLLLVVGSSLGCSNDRLRGEETAVLTAPPMVPAPITRRHPAKVIVNLEAHEQTSRLADGVEYTFWTFGGTVPGSFIRVREGDVVEFHLANHPSSKNPHNIDLHAVTGPGGGASASLVIPGQQSMFTFSALNPGLYVYHCATAPVGMHIANGMYGLILVEPKAGLPAVDREYYVQQGEFYTRGNFGVAGHQPFDMQRAINEDPAYVVFNGSVGALMGDNALTAEVGEVVRLYVGNGGPNLISSFHVIGEIFDRVYTEGGTRSINENVQTTLIPAGGAAIVEFKVETTGNYILVDHSIFRAFNKGAIGSLVVGGVADSSVFSGRQFEGIYQPEGGALQRMPDAAAPAPPVARTPAEQMAMGERVYAQNCAACHQPNGAGLTGAFPPLAASDYLNADASRAIGVVIHGLSGPITVNGAQYNSLMPALALSDEDVANVLTYVYGQWGNNGTRVTVEQVRQVRAAGGQRVNMEAH; this is translated from the coding sequence ATGGCACTCGTCTCACGAGCCCGAGCGGCATTGCTGCTGCTCGTGGTCGGCTCCAGTCTTGGCTGCTCGAACGATCGTCTCCGCGGCGAGGAGACGGCCGTGCTGACCGCTCCGCCAATGGTCCCGGCTCCCATCACGCGGCGCCATCCTGCCAAAGTCATCGTCAACCTCGAAGCGCATGAACAGACATCACGCCTCGCAGACGGCGTGGAGTACACCTTCTGGACCTTCGGCGGCACGGTGCCGGGATCATTCATCCGGGTCCGTGAGGGCGATGTGGTGGAGTTCCATCTTGCCAACCATCCTTCGAGCAAGAATCCTCACAACATCGACCTCCACGCCGTGACCGGCCCGGGCGGTGGTGCATCGGCGTCACTGGTGATTCCCGGTCAGCAGTCGATGTTCACGTTCTCGGCGCTGAATCCCGGCCTCTACGTCTATCACTGCGCGACAGCGCCAGTCGGGATGCACATCGCCAATGGCATGTACGGGTTGATCCTTGTCGAACCCAAGGCCGGTCTGCCGGCGGTGGATCGGGAATACTATGTGCAGCAGGGGGAGTTCTACACGCGCGGAAACTTCGGGGTTGCCGGTCATCAGCCGTTTGATATGCAGCGCGCCATCAACGAGGATCCGGCGTACGTCGTCTTCAACGGCTCGGTCGGAGCGTTGATGGGTGACAACGCCCTGACCGCGGAGGTCGGCGAAGTCGTTCGGCTCTACGTCGGCAACGGCGGGCCCAATCTCATCTCCTCGTTCCACGTCATCGGCGAGATCTTTGATCGCGTCTACACCGAAGGTGGCACCAGGAGCATCAACGAGAACGTCCAGACAACGCTGATACCCGCCGGTGGCGCGGCAATCGTCGAATTCAAGGTCGAGACCACGGGCAACTATATCCTCGTGGACCACTCCATCTTCCGGGCCTTCAACAAGGGCGCCATTGGTTCACTGGTGGTGGGCGGGGTAGCGGACAGCAGTGTGTTCTCCGGTCGCCAGTTCGAAGGCATCTACCAACCCGAAGGCGGGGCGCTGCAGCGGATGCCTGATGCGGCTGCGCCCGCGCCACCAGTTGCCCGGACGCCTGCTGAGCAAATGGCGATGGGTGAGCGGGTCTACGCGCAGAACTGTGCCGCTTGCCACCAGCCCAATGGTGCGGGGCTGACGGGCGCATTCCCGCCGCTTGCCGCCTCCGACTACCTCAATGCTGATGCGAGCCGCGCCATCGGCGTAGTGATCCACGGACTCTCCGGTCCCATTACGGTCAATGGGGCGCAGTACAACAGCTTGATGCCCGCGCTGGCCCTCAGCGACGAGGATGTGGCCAACGTGCTGACCTATGTATACGGCCAGTGGGGTAACAACGGGACGCGGGTGACAGTCGAGCAGGTCCGGCAGGTGCGTGCTGCAGGCGGACAGCGGGTAAACATGGAAGCGCACTGA
- a CDS encoding alpha/beta-hydrolase family protein, producing MTARTESRFTAALCVTGLLLGTLFFAASLGPGLLPRTWAMQGILSGFSLAIGYGIGAYGRRLWRWLELPRFGERWHTVAVIVAGTVCLGVMLAALWHAAAWQNSLRALMGLAPVDSAHPFRVGGVALLVFGALLGVARLFQMTWRFFARKFGRFIPRRVAALAGVVAAIFVFWTIINGVLFSQLLRSFDASFQGIDARIEAETAAPVEPWRTGSGASLIAWEDLGRRGREFIAAGPTLESLQARFGSTAQAPLRIYVGLNSGETIQSRVDLAMAELDRVGAWDRSVLVLVTPTGTGWIDPNAIETLELLHRGDVATVALQYSYLPSWLSLMAEGEYGAETARATFAAIYGRWTSLPRDQRPKLYLHGLSLGALNSALAADIYDVIADPLNGALWSGPPFRSVMWRTLTDQREPSSPAWLPRFRDGSVVRFTNQTNALDLPDAQWGPMRIVYLQYASDAITFYETRAAFRQPAWMEAPRGPDVSPALRWYPVVTMLQLAVDIVAADKAPMGFGHVYAPEHYLDAWVAVSDPEGWDSAALQALRDEFRARR from the coding sequence ATGACTGCCCGGACTGAATCCCGCTTTACCGCCGCCCTGTGTGTCACCGGGCTGTTGCTTGGTACGCTGTTCTTTGCCGCGTCGCTGGGCCCCGGGCTGCTGCCGCGAACCTGGGCCATGCAGGGCATCCTCTCGGGCTTCTCCCTTGCCATCGGCTACGGCATCGGCGCCTACGGCCGACGGCTCTGGCGCTGGCTGGAACTGCCGCGGTTCGGGGAACGCTGGCACACCGTCGCCGTGATCGTGGCCGGTACCGTTTGCCTCGGCGTGATGCTGGCCGCCCTCTGGCATGCCGCCGCGTGGCAGAACTCCTTGCGGGCGCTGATGGGTCTGGCGCCGGTCGACAGTGCCCACCCGTTTCGCGTCGGCGGCGTCGCCCTGCTCGTTTTCGGGGCGCTCCTCGGCGTGGCCCGCCTGTTTCAGATGACCTGGCGCTTCTTTGCGCGCAAGTTTGGCCGCTTCATTCCGCGGCGCGTTGCGGCACTGGCCGGCGTGGTGGCCGCGATTTTCGTCTTCTGGACCATCATCAATGGCGTGCTGTTCAGCCAGTTGCTGCGAAGCTTCGATGCCTCCTTCCAGGGCATTGACGCACGGATCGAGGCAGAGACCGCAGCGCCGGTCGAGCCCTGGAGGACTGGCAGCGGCGCCTCGCTGATTGCCTGGGAGGACCTTGGCCGCCGAGGCCGCGAGTTCATCGCGGCCGGGCCGACTCTCGAGAGCCTGCAGGCCCGCTTTGGCAGCACCGCACAGGCACCGCTTCGGATCTATGTTGGCCTCAACTCCGGCGAAACCATTCAGTCCCGCGTCGACCTCGCGATGGCCGAGCTGGACCGGGTGGGTGCCTGGGACCGCTCGGTCCTCGTCCTGGTCACACCGACCGGCACCGGTTGGATCGACCCGAACGCCATCGAGACCCTGGAACTCCTCCATCGTGGTGACGTCGCGACCGTGGCGCTCCAGTACTCCTACCTGCCGAGCTGGCTGTCGCTGATGGCGGAAGGGGAGTACGGCGCCGAGACCGCGCGGGCGACCTTCGCTGCCATCTACGGGCGCTGGACCAGTCTCCCGCGCGACCAGCGGCCGAAACTGTACTTGCATGGCCTGAGCCTTGGTGCGCTCAACTCGGCCCTGGCGGCCGATATCTACGACGTCATCGCTGATCCGTTGAACGGTGCGCTCTGGAGCGGCCCGCCGTTCCGCAGCGTGATGTGGCGCACGCTCACTGACCAGCGCGAGCCGTCGTCGCCGGCCTGGCTACCCCGGTTTCGTGACGGGTCGGTCGTCCGTTTCACGAACCAGACGAACGCGCTCGACCTGCCTGATGCGCAATGGGGTCCGATGCGCATCGTCTACCTCCAGTACGCGAGCGACGCGATAACCTTCTACGAGACGCGGGCAGCCTTCCGGCAGCCGGCATGGATGGAGGCTCCGCGTGGGCCCGATGTCTCGCCGGCACTGCGCTGGTATCCGGTCGTAACCATGCTGCAGTTGGCGGTCGACATCGTGGCCGCGGACAAAGCCCCGATGGGGTTCGGTCACGTCTACGCACCGGAGCATTACCTCGATGCGTGGGTTGCCGTTTCCGACCCCGAGGGGTGGGACAGTGCTGCGCTGCAGGCGTTGCGCGACGAGTTTCGCGCCAGGCGGTAG
- a CDS encoding DUF3159 domain-containing protein — MPDGAGRGRELLEELRGVFGAVGLLDILLPPLLFLVLNGLAGFNAAMIGALGLSLLIAAVRLRRGQSLVYALGGMGSVGLAIGLVLVVGRSEGFFLPGIVNGGVTVALALVSLLIRKPMVAWTSHFARRWPLEWYWHDRVRPAYTEVTVAWALFFGLRLAGQIVLLQSSSISRIALINTLLGWPAIILLLILSYLYGTWRLAQLGGPSVEEFREGRPAPWRSQRRGF, encoded by the coding sequence ATGCCTGACGGCGCGGGGCGGGGCCGCGAACTGCTGGAGGAGTTGCGCGGCGTATTCGGCGCGGTAGGTCTGCTGGATATCCTGCTGCCGCCGCTGCTCTTTCTGGTTCTCAACGGACTCGCGGGCTTCAATGCCGCGATGATTGGTGCGCTGGGCCTCTCCCTCCTGATCGCCGCCGTTCGGCTCCGCCGGGGACAGTCGCTGGTCTACGCCTTGGGCGGGATGGGCAGCGTCGGGCTCGCCATCGGCCTGGTACTCGTCGTCGGACGCTCGGAAGGATTCTTCCTGCCCGGCATCGTCAATGGCGGGGTGACCGTTGCGCTTGCGCTCGTCAGCCTGCTGATCCGCAAGCCGATGGTGGCATGGACGAGTCACTTCGCGCGCCGCTGGCCGCTCGAGTGGTACTGGCACGATCGTGTCCGGCCTGCGTACACCGAAGTCACGGTGGCCTGGGCGCTGTTCTTCGGCTTGCGCTTGGCAGGGCAGATCGTACTCCTGCAGAGCAGCAGTATCAGCCGGATTGCGCTGATCAACACCTTGCTCGGCTGGCCCGCCATCATCCTGCTGCTGATCCTCAGCTACCTGTACGGTACCTGGCGCCTGGCGCAGCTGGGTGGTCCGAGCGTGGAGGAGTTTCGGGAGGGTCGACCCGCACCGTGGCGCAGCCAGCGGCGCGGGTTCTAG
- a CDS encoding DUF1475 family protein has translation MKLARLVSLLGVIVMGAAIANGFINGDFFGEGRQLAAMPWGIVSLVDLYTGFVLFSMWIIYREASVPAAVAWTIAMMLLGFFAGALYAFLALGASNGDWRRFWLGKHA, from the coding sequence ATGAAGCTGGCCAGGCTCGTGTCTCTGCTCGGTGTGATCGTGATGGGCGCCGCGATTGCCAACGGCTTCATCAACGGCGACTTCTTCGGCGAAGGCCGTCAGCTGGCCGCGATGCCCTGGGGCATCGTCTCGCTGGTCGACCTGTACACCGGGTTCGTGCTCTTCTCGATGTGGATCATCTATCGTGAGGCGTCGGTGCCAGCGGCCGTCGCGTGGACCATTGCCATGATGCTCCTGGGCTTCTTTGCCGGCGCGCTCTACGCCTTCCTGGCGCTCGGAGCCAGCAACGGCGACTGGCGCAGGTTCTGGCTCGGGAAGCATGCCTGA
- a CDS encoding DUF1295 domain-containing protein has product MTLLAALIGALVAWAGSQGGVTVGGVPAFAIAVAAAFLIQWLVFIPSYRFQTEKFFDLTGSLTYLTVVGISLWASRQNAALDGRSLLLAALVAVWAIRLGSFLFSRIHRAGKDDRFDDLKPSFVRFLNVWTMQGLWVTFTAAAALVAITSTYRKDLDGFALVGTLIWLLGFGFEAVADAQKSRFNSDPRNKGRFISTGLWSRSRHPNYFGEIVLWIGVAVIALPVLHGWQRIALISPVFVAVLLTRISGIPLLARKAEAKWGGQADYQAYKERTPLLIPRLW; this is encoded by the coding sequence GTGACGCTTCTCGCAGCTCTGATCGGCGCTCTCGTCGCCTGGGCAGGAAGTCAGGGCGGCGTGACCGTGGGCGGCGTTCCAGCTTTCGCCATCGCGGTCGCTGCGGCGTTTCTGATCCAGTGGCTCGTCTTCATTCCGTCCTACCGCTTCCAGACGGAAAAGTTCTTCGACCTGACGGGCAGTCTGACCTACCTGACAGTGGTCGGAATCTCGCTCTGGGCCAGCCGGCAGAATGCTGCGCTCGACGGGCGGTCCTTGTTGCTGGCAGCGCTGGTCGCGGTCTGGGCCATCCGGCTCGGCAGCTTCCTGTTCAGCCGAATCCACCGGGCAGGGAAAGACGACCGCTTCGACGACCTCAAGCCCTCGTTCGTCCGCTTCCTGAATGTCTGGACCATGCAGGGCCTCTGGGTCACTTTCACGGCGGCCGCCGCGCTGGTCGCCATCACGTCCACCTACCGGAAGGACCTGGACGGTTTCGCACTGGTTGGTACGCTGATCTGGCTGCTCGGTTTTGGATTCGAAGCCGTCGCCGATGCGCAGAAGAGCCGTTTCAACAGCGACCCGAGGAACAAGGGCAGGTTCATCTCGACGGGTCTCTGGTCTCGTTCTCGGCACCCCAACTACTTCGGCGAGATCGTGCTGTGGATCGGCGTGGCAGTCATTGCGCTCCCGGTTCTGCACGGCTGGCAGCGGATTGCGCTGATCTCTCCGGTCTTTGTCGCCGTCCTGCTCACTCGCATCAGTGGTATTCCACTCCTGGCGCGGAAGGCGGAGGCCAAATGGGGCGGACAGGCGGACTATCAAGCGTACAAGGAGCGGACACCCCTACTGATTCCCCGGTTGTGGTGA